The DNA region TGCACCGAGTGTGTCGGCTTTTTTGACGAGCCCCAATGCGTCGCCGTCTGCCCGGTCGACAACACCTGCATCATCGACAAGAGCCTTCCGCGGTACCCGAGATGAAGATCACGCTCACCCCGAAGGCCCAAGCCTTCATCAAGAAGATGACCCGGATGGGGACCGGAGGGCGACCCGGAGGCGGCCTGCGGTTGAGGGTCCAGCCCGGCGGGTGCTCCGGGCTTTCGACGGAGTTCACCGTCGAGCTGGGACCCAGGGAAGGAGATGCCGTCTGGGAAGGGAACGGTTGCCGGATTTTCGTCCCTGCCGAGAGCCGGCCGCTGCTCCGGGAAGCGATCCTCCATTTCGTCGAAAATCCCATGGAGACGCGGTTGATCGTCCTTTCCGGGCCTACCGGAAGCTGCGCCTGCTCTCAGGAAGCGGCAGCGGGAGCCTCCGGCGCATCCGCGAAGGCGGGATAGGAGGAAGATGCCGATGGAAACGGGGGGCGCGGTCGCTGCGTGCCGGGAAGAACGGCTGGCGGAAGCGCATTGGGGCCCGCTCTCGAGGCGGACCGAAGATCTCCTGCGCGCCGCAGGCCGCTTGG from Methylacidimicrobium sp. AP8 includes:
- a CDS encoding iron-sulfur cluster assembly accessory protein yields the protein MKITLTPKAQAFIKKMTRMGTGGRPGGGLRLRVQPGGCSGLSTEFTVELGPREGDAVWEGNGCRIFVPAESRPLLREAILHFVENPMETRLIVLSGPTGSCACSQEAAAGASGASAKAG